TGATGTGCGTATCTGCGAGGCCTCGAGCCGCTTCGGGGCACCCATCAACCGCCTCGGCCTCACCATGTCGCACGCGGAGCTCCAGCCTCTGCTCGCGCTGCTGGGTCCGGGCACGGTGCTCGATATCTTGCTCACCGGCGACTTGATGGCCGCTGACGACGCGCGGCGCGTCGGGCTCGTGAGCCGTGTCGTGCCGGATGGGGAGGTCGTGGCTGCGGGCTTCGATCTCGCCAGCCGGATCGCGGCTGGAGCTCCGCTGGTGAACCGGTGGCACAAGGAGTTCATTCGCCGCCTCGCAGATCCGACGCCCTTGAGCGAGGCCGAACGGGACGAGGCGCTCGAAGCGTTTGGCACCGCCGACTACCGTGAGGGGCGGACCGCGTTCCTGGAAAAGCGTGAGCCCGACTTCCGGGGCGAGTGAAGGTGACACCGCTCTCCGGTATTCGAGTCATCGAGCTCGCTCATATCATGGCGGGACCGGTGTGCGGGCTGATGCTCGGAGATATGGGCGCCGATGTCGTGAAGGTCGAGAGGCTGCCCGACGGCGACGGTAGCCGCGCCTTCCTACCCCCGGATGTGCGTGG
This window of the Gemmatimonadota bacterium genome carries:
- a CDS encoding enoyl-CoA hydratase/isomerase family protein, whose amino-acid sequence is MSERVRTKVEGRIAEVRLDAPEKHNVLDRDGWHALAGAMQELSARSDLGCVVVRGSGGRAFSAGSDISAFASQRDTPEDVRVYSDAIAGAMHAVRDCPHPTLAIIEGLCVGGGLEIAACCDVRICEASSRFGAPINRLGLTMSHAELQPLLALLGPGTVLDILLTGDLMAADDARRVGLVSRVVPDGEVVAAGFDLASRIAAGAPLVNRWHKEFIRRLADPTPLSEAERDEALEAFGTADYREGRTAFLEKREPDFRGE